In Longimicrobium sp., the genomic stretch GCCATGCCCGTGACGCCCTGGTCGAACCCGGCGATCACCTGCCCGCCGCCGATGGTGAACTCCAGCGGCTCGCGCCCTTCCGAGCTGTCGAACACGCTGCCGTCGTCCAGCGTGCCCTTGTAATGAACGCGGACCGTGTCCCCGCGCTTCGCTTCGGCCATCGCTCAGATCTCCTGGTGTGAAACCGCGCAGGCCTCTCCCGGATGGAAGTCCCGCATCACGGCAAGGTGGCAAGATCGCCGCCCCTCCGCCAGCAGCAG encodes the following:
- a CDS encoding FKBP-type peptidyl-prolyl cis-trans isomerase, yielding MAEAKRGDTVRVHYKGTLDDGSVFDSSEGREPLEFTIGGGQVIAGFDQGVTGMA